The genomic DNA TATGTTGACAAAACCGCAAAAATCGAAGGCCGGGTTTATATCGGTGCAGGCACAAAAGTCATGGAAAACGCGGTGATAAAAGGCCCGTGCTTTATCGGCGAGAATTGCGTGATTGGAAATAACGCTCTTTTGAGAGATTATGTTGATGTCGGAAACAACGCAAAAATCGGCGCGAATACAGAGATTGCGCGCGCAATAATCGGCGAAGGAACGCACATTCATTCAGGTTATATTGGCGATTCAATAATTGCAGAGGACTGCCGCATAGGCGCTGGATTCATCACTTCAAATGCAAGAATTGACCGCGGTGAAATTTTCACAATCGTCAAAGGAGAAAAAACAGCAACTAGCATGAAATCTTTTGGCGCAGTTGTCGGGCGCAGCACAAAACTGGGGATTGGCGTAAAAACAATGCCGGGCATTCTGATTGGCGCGAATTGCATTATCGGGCCTGGAACAGTTGTGAGCGAAAACGTCGAATCGGATACGACATATTATTCAGAGTTCAAAGGGATTATGAAGAAGAAAAAGTAGGTGAACTCATCATGCCGCTATTGCGGCAAGCTTTTTGAATCGAAGATTCAAAAGCCTAGAGTCATAAAAAGTTGACGGCTTTTCAAGCTTTTGGGAACCTTAACTTCCAAAACAAGCAAAGCTTGCGAAAGGATTTCAATCCAAAGATATCGGGATGATTAAAAATGCTCAAAGCCATATTATTTGATGCGGACAACACGCTTTACAAAGTTGTGAATGAGCGCGCCCACTCCGTTATGTTCGATTATCTTACTGCGCAAACGCATCTTGACCGAAAGCAGCTTGAAACTTCATGGCGCGCGCAGGTCAAAAACGTTCTTCAGTCAAATGACGCGCAAAATATAGAAAAGCGCAGCCGCGAATACAGCATCGAATCGATGCTGAATCATTTCGGCGTAGCTGATGCGAAAAAAAGGAAAAAAATCGTGAAAGGCGCGCTCGATATTTTTTGGAAATGCATTATTGAAGACCTTCAATTCGATGCAAATACAGCAGTCATAATTACGGAACTTCAAAAGAGATACGTGCTTGTCATCGCAAGCGATGAATATGAAAAATACCTGAAACTGAAGTTGAATCGCGTTTTCGGGAATTGGAAGAAATACTTCAAATTCCTTGTGGCGTGCGAGACTGCCGGATTAATGAAGCCGAGTGAGAAATACATTCAAATCGCGCTTGCCAAGCTTAAAATAGCGCCTGAAGAAGCTGTAGTTGTCGGGGATTCTATGATGCGCGACATAATTCCTGCAAAAAAGCTCGGGGTTTTTGCAGTGCATATTGCAGGAGAAGACAGTAAAAATCACGAATGCGCTGCGGATATCGAAATAAAATTGCTATCCGAGTTGGCAGAAGCTATTGAATAAACGGGCTTAAGCAGAGATTAAAGGATATAAAAACAGCAATTTAATTGATTCTATGTCAAAAAAGATTTTATGCTTTGGCGGCGGAAGCGCAATGACGAAGGCAGTCCTTGAACCGCTCAAAAAATACCCTCTTGATATTTCTTCAGTAACATCAATGACTGATGATGGCGGATCTACCGGCCAATTGAGGCAGGATTTCGGTATCCTCCCCCCTGGCGACATAAGGCGCCACATTCTGGCGCTTTCAGATGCGCCGGAATGGAAAAAGAAGATATGGACATTCAGGTTTGGGCACGATGTTTTTGCTTGCGGGCATAAAGGGCATAATTTTGCAAATGTGTTTCTTGCGGGCCTTGAGGTTGGTCTGAAAGACTATAAAAAGGTTCTTGATGTTGCCCATGAATTCATGAAAGTAAAAGGTCGCGCATTGCCCGCAACAATTGAGCGCATTCAGCTCTGTGCGGAGCTTGAGGATGGCGTGATAATCAAAGGAGAAAGCGAAATAGCTGTTCCTAAAAAACACAATCCGCTAGTTAAAATAAAGCAGGTGTTCCTTGAGCCGAAAGCAAAAGCGTATCCTTTGGCCATTTTAGCAATCAAGAAAGCAGATGCCTTGATAATCGGCCCGGGAGATTTATATTCATCGTCAATTCCGTGTTTTCTTCCTGAAGGGATGCGCGAGGCAGTCAAAAAAACAAAAGCAAAAAAAATTCTCGTATGCAACCTGATGACAAAACACGGGGAGACAAACGGCTTTTCAGTTTTAGATTTTGCAAAAGAAACCGAAAAATATATTGGATGCGCGCTTGATTTTGTAATATATAATACGGAAATTCCGCAGAAATCACGAATCGCGGAAAATAGAAAAACCGATCCGCTAGTTATCGAGCCGGTAAAAATCGATGGCGTAATTGACAGCAAGAAATTCATCGGCAAAAATGTCATTACTGAAAAGGGCCCAATATTGCATGACCCAGAAAAACTTGGAAAGCTAATATACTTATTAATGCAATAATAGATTATTTTCTTTTTTGAATAAGTTATTTGGTGATAAAACGAAAAAAATAATTCGCAAAAAAAAGGTGCTGTCAAAGCTACGTTCGCAAAAAATTAATGCGATAAAAACGTGCGCGAAAAAATCTGCCAAAATGCGCATAAAATCACCCGTTAAGCCGCGCGCGAATAAAATGATTAAAAAGCGCGCAAAAGCAGTGTTGAAAGTTTCACGAAAGCCGGTTTTTAAGAATATCAAAAAATCCGCGGCTAAAATCCTAAAAATACCTGCAATTAAGCAACCGGCGCCGGCGGCATTTAGAAATCACGCAATTCGCGCGCATGAGGCAATCAGGAATTTTGGAAAATCGCTATCTGAAAAACATCACGCGATACACACTAAGCTAATGCACCATGCCCAGAAAATATTGCCGCGCAAGCAACTTGCGATGAAGCAGTCCTTTGCCCCCCATGTTCATAGCCCTAAAGGAAGCGTTGCGCCGAAAAAAAGCGTTCTGCTTTTGAACATGACAAAAAATCACCTGATTTCAAATAAAGTGGTTTTTGCAAACACCACATATCAGAAATT from Nanoarchaeota archaeon includes the following:
- a CDS encoding HAD family hydrolase, coding for MLKAILFDADNTLYKVVNERAHSVMFDYLTAQTHLDRKQLETSWRAQVKNVLQSNDAQNIEKRSREYSIESMLNHFGVADAKKRKKIVKGALDIFWKCIIEDLQFDANTAVIITELQKRYVLVIASDEYEKYLKLKLNRVFGNWKKYFKFLVACETAGLMKPSEKYIQIALAKLKIAPEEAVVVGDSMMRDIIPAKKLGVFAVHIAGEDSKNHECAADIEIKLLSELAEAIE
- a CDS encoding DUF192 domain-containing protein is translated as MRIKSPVKPRANKMIKKRAKAVLKVSRKPVFKNIKKSAAKILKIPAIKQPAPAAFRNHAIRAHEAIRNFGKSLSEKHHAIHTKLMHHAQKILPRKQLAMKQSFAPHVHSPKGSVAPKKSVLLLNMTKNHLISNKVVFANTTYQKFRGLMFKNKKEVDYALVFDFNKALKDSAAIHMFFVFFPIDVVYLRDSKVVDIHRAVKPFTAYLAPKKHADTLIELPQGTIWKSGISIGDEIVTTSG
- a CDS encoding YvcK family protein, producing MSKKILCFGGGSAMTKAVLEPLKKYPLDISSVTSMTDDGGSTGQLRQDFGILPPGDIRRHILALSDAPEWKKKIWTFRFGHDVFACGHKGHNFANVFLAGLEVGLKDYKKVLDVAHEFMKVKGRALPATIERIQLCAELEDGVIIKGESEIAVPKKHNPLVKIKQVFLEPKAKAYPLAILAIKKADALIIGPGDLYSSSIPCFLPEGMREAVKKTKAKKILVCNLMTKHGETNGFSVLDFAKETEKYIGCALDFVIYNTEIPQKSRIAENRKTDPLVIEPVKIDGVIDSKKFIGKNVITEKGPILHDPEKLGKLIYLLMQ